The genomic DNA ATGTGGTTGgccaggcaggggtgggggctCCTGGCCGGGGAAGATGGGGGgatgttgggggggggtgtcaggcAGGGGGAGCCCAGCAGGCTGGACAGTGGCCAGagttggggtgggggtggctgcGGTGGTTCCAGTCAGCTGCGCGTGGGGTTGCTGCTGAGATGCGGAGTGGCCAGcagtggggcagaggaggtTGTAGCTCAGGTAGAGGTGGTCAACATTCTCTAGACCCCTGCGAGCACCTGGCCAGAGCTGCTCCACCCCACTGCCCCTTAGGCAGAGGGCAGCGATATCCAGCAGGTCTGGGAGGAAGCAGGCCTCCAGCACGCGGTGCTGCAAGGTCGTCTTAGTGGTGGCACGGGGACAGCGGTGCGCAGTAAGCACAGGCTGGCACTGGGGCAGTgggtgcagcactgctgggcagcCGGCGAGTAGCTCTGGGGGCACGAGGGCCGGTCACGCTGGTGGCATGCAGCAGGGGTAGGGTCAGACCGCCAGACAGAGCATGAGCGCTGGCCAGAGTGTGGCTGTAACGTGAAACGGGcacctggccctggccctggccctccCCGAGGCCAGCCGTGACCCTGCAAACAGGTCCTGGTGCTCCGGTGCGAGCTCCTCAGCGTGACCCCTGCCAGCCCGAGGCAGATTCACCCTCTCTAGACCCAGCTCCCCGCACAGCAGAGGGGAGACGAGTGTGGGAGCCGGTGCCTCTGGGCTGCTGATTGCATGGGTGCGGGGGGGCCGTCACCCTGTGCCACGGGAGCAACGAGCACCCgggaggctgcagggacagaggagCCCAAGGCAGTGGCCGGGGAGGCTCATAGACCCCAGCCAGCATGTCCATTGCCCACAGGTGgcactgggatgggatgggacagtTGGGACTGCAGAATAGGAGAAGGGCTTGAAGGGGTGAGAGACATCAAATCTCCCAAGTTTTTGTTACGCTGCAAATCTGCTCTTGTTCCCTGGGAGAGCAAAATGCAGAGCCAAAAAAGGGAAACTGTTGTTGGGAACAAATATGAAGGCCTCCATGTCCTTCTGCAAGCAAATGTTTCATACAGGCACTGCTACCCCTGGCCTCTTCAAAacaagcagagaagcaaaatgaGAAGGACGGCGAGCTGTAAAGGTGGCACAGCCCCTTTTGCTCAGGCTTACTGCCACCGTTGTGATTTTGGCTGGATGTCACCTTTCTGCCCTGCGCCTCCATAGCTCCTGTGACTTACAGAGCCAGGGAAGGAAAGACGGAGCCCAGGAAACGGTGAGTGCAAATCCCACATGGGCTCTGGCCGGGCTGGTGCTGTGACACGCCAGGCTTTGGCTCTCCAGTGCCggtgctcccagccccctgcaagGCGAGGGGGAGGCGATGTCTGGGTCACTGCCCTCTCTCCAGGGGTGGCTtacccttccttccccccccccgccccttctcctcctcctgcgtttctggctctgtgctgctgggaaagcaacACAACGGGGCCCATTCAGCTCTTGCTTCTGCAAGGAGAGCAAACACCGGCGCAGGAGCTCGGCAGCCGCTGGACAGGGTGGGGGGGGCcgctttcctctctctctttgccGCTTCTTGAGGTCCAGGTACCCCAGCCCACAGGTGTGTGACCCCCCAGATGCgtgggagggggtggtgggatGATGCCCAGCACATGGCAGTGCCCAGGCtcagggtggggtgggggctgagctggggacATTGTGTTGGTGGCACTCACTGGTGGCTTTGCAGGAGTGAGGGGTTACCCCAGTGCGTGTGGGGGCTGAGGCAGGGCTGGCCGTagtggcagcaggagggcagaCTGGGGGCATGGGACCCCGGGTGGTGATGAGCTATGGTGGGCATGGGAATGGGCACCGTGGTGGCTCTGTGGGTTTGAGCCTTGCAGCCCCCACTGGTGCTGCTCCCCAGAGCTTACGGGGAGGTGTATCGGCCATGTCTGCAGCCTCACCAGCCCCTCTGTGCTTGCCGCAGCCGTGGCCCCTCTCTGGCACCTCCGCCCCAGGGGCTCACTCCTGCCTGGCCAAAATCAACCTGTCCTTCCTGCTGCTAAACTGTGGAgatctagtaaaaaaaaaaaacaaacaaactactTTGAATAGCTTGTTAGGGGGAAGTAAGGAGCGTGCAGgatgggaggcaggaggtggtgGAGATGGGACATTTCCAATTGAATGAAAGGTGGCAGCTCGGGAAGCCAGCATGATTACATCCCCTGGGTGGCTATACTTGCTCACCTTACAAAAAAACATGCCTTGATTGTAGGAGGAATATTGAGATCTTGTACAGATCATGATGATTTTATGCTTGTGGtatacaaagaagaaaagggtgggggtgggggtatgtgtgtctgtgtctgtctgctCCAACACAGTTCCCCACGAATGACCCCATGCTCCTGCCAAGCCCCTTGTAGGTGCTCCCAAATGTCCCTCAGGGAGTTTAGTTAACCCAGGTAAAAGCTGTTTCCAAGTGGACACCTGCTACCTGTAATATTCACTTTTAATTCTAAATGAGCAAGAGATGGTGAGAACTGCCCCGCTAGGTTCCAGCATCGCCCCCCGGCACCCTGTGCCAGTAGGTGATGCTGCCAGGGGACACATGGGAGCCTGGCCCCTCTCCTGGACTCATTGCTCGCTCTCCCTGGCCGCAGGTGCCCTCTGCCATGAGGCTGTCCTGGGggctcctcctgctgctggcagctctggcaCTGGAGTGgatggctgctgcctgctgccctgcaccctgTGTCTGTGACAACCTCCACGCCCACGTCCTCTGCCTCAACGGGAGCCTGACGACCATCCCCACCACCATCCCACAGGTGGGCAAGGGGAcgggcaggggacaggggaaGGAGGCGGGGATGGCAACCCTAGGGTAACTCGGTGTTTTGTGTGACTGACAGCTCACCAAAAAACTAAACCTTCGAGGCAACAGTTTCATGGTCATCCCAGCAGGAGCCTTCCTTGCCACTCCGTACCTCACACACTTGGATCTGCAGCGTTGCAAGGtggagaggctggaggaaggagctttccgggggctggggaggctggtCTACCTCAACCTGGCCTCCAACAGCATAGCAGTCCTCTACCAGGAATCCCTGGATGGACTGTCCTCACTCCAGCAGCTGATCCTGGAGGGCAACCGCATCGAGGAGATCCAGCCAGGTGCTTTTGGCCATCTAGGGTCCCTCATCGTCCTTGACCTCAGGGCAAATGCCTTGGTCTATCTCCCGGACATGGTCTTCCAGGGTCTGCAGGTCCTCAGATGGCTCCGGCTGTCCCACAACACCCTCCATGTGCTGGGCAGCGAGGCCTTCGCGGCTCTGCCCGCCCTGCGCAGGCTGAGCCTGGACCACAATgagctgcaggcactgcctggagaggccctggccaggctggatggggctaCCTGGCTGGACCTGGGCCACAATCCCATCACCTATGTGGCCGAGGAGGCCCTGGCCATggcctccctgcagcacctcttCCTGGACCATGCCTCCCTCCAGGACGTGGCACCTGACGCCTttgcccgcagcccccagctgcgCACGCTGGACCTCCGTGAAAaccagctgcaggggctgccacccctggccggggctggggggctggtgaggctcagcctggctgggaaCCCCCTGCTCTGTTCCTGCCTCCTGCGCCCCTTCCGTGACTGGCTGGCGAGGTCACGGGTGCAGGCGGAGGGGGCCTGCGCCGCACCCCCTGCGCTCCGCGGCCGGCCCCTCAACTCCCTGAGGCCCCCCGAGATGAGATGCGGCcgcccccagccgccccccagctctgccgtgccgctggggcagcccagggcagccggcAGCGGGCAGTGCCCCCAGGGGTGCACCTGCTCCCCCGAGTTCCATCACGGGTCCTGTGAGAACAGGGACCTGCAGGAGATCCCCCGGGGCTTCCCCAGGGACACCCGCCTCCTCGACCTGCGCCGAAACGCCTTCGGGATGGTGCCACCGGGCGCCTTCCCTGGCCTGAAGGAGCTGGTGTCCCTccacctgcagagctgtggcatCGAGGCACTGCGCCCTGGGGCACTGCGGGGGCTGCAGAGCTTGGTCTACCTCTACCTCGCCAACAACCGCCTCTCCACCTTGGTGGCCACTGCCTTCGAGGGGGCCCCGCGACTTGCCTACCTTGACCTGGACCACAATGCCTTCACCAGCCTGCCCGCGGGCGCCTTCCAGCTCCTACCCAACCTCATCTCCCTCCACCTGCAGCACAATGCCAttggggagctggcagagggtGACCTGACTGGGGCAGGGGGCCTGCGCTGGCTCTACCTTGCTGGGAACGCCATCAGACACATCGCCCCCGCTGCCCTGGCTCCCACCAAGGTGCTGGAGAAGCTGCACCTGGAAGGAAACCACCTGGTAGAGGTGCCTACAGCAGCCCTGCGGGGCTTGCCCACCCTGAGCGAGCTGAAGCTGTCCCAAAACCCCATCAAGCAGCTGGGGGATGGCGTCTTCCTGCCGGTGGCCTCCAGCCTGCAGCATCTCTACCTGGACAACATGGGCCTGGAGCAGGTGCGTGTGGTTGGGAATCTCCAAGGGGCAGAGgcactgcagggcacagccacagGTCCCATTTTGGGCTGGTGGCCCCTATAGGGGCATCCAAGCAGATGTCCCCAAACTCCAGAGGCTTCAGGAGATACTCCGTAGCCTGGCTGGGATGAGAGGCTTCTTCAGGCTTGGCTGGAGCATTGCCTTCCTCCAACTTTGCACCCAGCTCCCCTGGGACAGGTTTACTCCCTCCAGTCCTTAAAGATGCCCAGTTTCAGTGGGGTCCAGACAGTCCTCCAAACCGCCTCCTTTCTCCAGCCTTGGCCAGATTTCTCCTCCTTTTATTATTATGGGCTGTCCTGCAGGACTTTCCACTGATATTACCCTGAGCATCTGCATCCTTTCAAGAAAGTGGTATTAGCAGTGCTCTCGTAAGGACTGTGTCTTAACAGTGTCCAGGGATCACTCTCAAGGCCTTCTGCAGGTCACCTTCTTTCTAAGAAGATCAAACGGGGTCCAGCGAGTCCCAGAATGTGACTGAAACGAAGTTAATTAACAGTCCCTGCCGTTTAAAACGGGTCTTTCACAGGGTTGCCAGGTTCAGGACAGGCTCTCAGCCCCCCAGGCTGATTAGCAGTGCAGGGACAGAGATTTTCTCCCATCGGGACCCCCACCCCGACTCACTCTGCCTTCATTGCAGATTTCCCCCGGTGCCTTTGCTGGCCTTGGTCCCAAGATCAGAAGCCTCTACCTGGAGAGCAACAAAATGAGCAACATCCCTGACATGCGCAACTTCACGGGACTGGAGATCCTCAACTTGAGGAATGTGCCTTTCCACTGCGactgccagctccttcccctgcGCAGGTGAGTGCTGCAAGGTGGGGGTACAGTGCCAGGGGACAGCTGGACCCTGCCACACCGGAGGCACAAGCCCGTGGCACGCTGGCCGTTATAGGTCTTCTCCCATGGTGGTGAGGTGGAGCATGCTCCTGTGTCAGGGGTGGAAGTAGCCTGGGCTTTCCTGGCGTAGGGAAAGCAGCCACAAGCTGGGGTGGGCAGATATTCAGGGGTCACCCAGGTGAGaccctgagcaacctggccTGGCTTTGAGGTGACTCACGCCCACCCACAGACATGGAGTTTCACTTCTCCCTTTGTTCTGTCCTGTTCCTTTCCCTGATCTCCTGCCGCATTTCCAGGTGGATCGACAAACTCAACCTCCGTGTAGGGGCCACCTGTGGGTCCCCTGCAGAAGCCCAGGGGCTGAAGGTGAAGTTTTCCACCACTTTCCaaacctgccctggctggggccaAGGCAAGGCTGGGGGAGCCAGTCCTGACAAGGCTGCAAGCAAGCCcagcaagaaaaagagatcGGGAAAATCACCAGCCAGAGGCTTCAGGAAGAGCAGAGCTTAGGAAATGTACGTGGGACACAACAGGGCCATACCTGCAGTCTGGTGAGAGCAATTTTTCTAGACTTGTCCCCACCACAGCGACGTGGATATTGCATGAGGTGCAAAGGAGAGAGCCTGGTGCCACCGAAGCAATGCCAATTTGCCAAAGAGGCAGGGTTTGTTTTTGCAGGACACAAAGGAATGTTACCCTGGAAAGAACCGGTGCAAAAAGCTTCCGTAGTGTTTGCAGCATGCTTTGATGACTCAAACAACAAAGCcaaatgcttgctttttcttcccaaggCTCCTTCCAGCCATGTGGAAAAGCTGGAATCCAcgtttgtttttgtttttaagagcGCTGTGCTTTTACACCTTCAGAAACCATTGAAGAACCCTGAGCAGGACTGCAAACAGCACCAGTGCAACATCATGCACTGGCTCAAATCTTagagcagcagtgaaaacacTGCCTGAATTCCTAGCAGCTCCTCAGAATTAAAACATGAGCAGATCAAAACCTTTCTAATTTCCTGCAAAATGTGATCAGTGGTCCGATCGGTGGAATGGGATCACAGATCCCCTAAGTGATCCCATATCATAAGCGGTGTGCTCA from Falco rusticolus isolate bFalRus1 chromosome 5, bFalRus1.pri, whole genome shotgun sequence includes the following:
- the CHADL gene encoding chondroadherin-like protein encodes the protein MRLSWGLLLLLAALALEWMAAACCPAPCVCDNLHAHVLCLNGSLTTIPTTIPQLTKKLNLRGNSFMVIPAGAFLATPYLTHLDLQRCKVERLEEGAFRGLGRLVYLNLASNSIAVLYQESLDGLSSLQQLILEGNRIEEIQPGAFGHLGSLIVLDLRANALVYLPDMVFQGLQVLRWLRLSHNTLHVLGSEAFAALPALRRLSLDHNELQALPGEALARLDGATWLDLGHNPITYVAEEALAMASLQHLFLDHASLQDVAPDAFARSPQLRTLDLRENQLQGLPPLAGAGGLVRLSLAGNPLLCSCLLRPFRDWLARSRVQAEGACAAPPALRGRPLNSLRPPEMRCGRPQPPPSSAVPLGQPRAAGSGQCPQGCTCSPEFHHGSCENRDLQEIPRGFPRDTRLLDLRRNAFGMVPPGAFPGLKELVSLHLQSCGIEALRPGALRGLQSLVYLYLANNRLSTLVATAFEGAPRLAYLDLDHNAFTSLPAGAFQLLPNLISLHLQHNAIGELAEGDLTGAGGLRWLYLAGNAIRHIAPAALAPTKVLEKLHLEGNHLVEVPTAALRGLPTLSELKLSQNPIKQLGDGVFLPVASSLQHLYLDNMGLEQISPGAFAGLGPKIRSLYLESNKMSNIPDMRNFTGLEILNLRNVPFHCDCQLLPLRRWIDKLNLRVGATCGSPAEAQGLKVKFSTTFQTCPGWGQGKAGGASPDKAASKPSKKKRSGKSPARGFRKSRA